In a genomic window of Oncorhynchus keta strain PuntledgeMale-10-30-2019 chromosome 26, Oket_V2, whole genome shotgun sequence:
- the LOC118359041 gene encoding beta-sarcoglycan-like, which translates to MASEQESSNGPVKRSMREKAMERRTTNKEHNSNFKAGYVPIEEERLHKTGLRGRKGNMAVCIIVLLFLLALINLIITLVIWTVIRIGPSGCDSIEFHESGLLRFKQKADMGVVHPLHKSTVGGRKDQDLVITGNNNPVVFQQGSTKLSVEKEKTSITSDMGISFTDPRTQNTFFSTDFENHEFHLPKGVKVLSVKKASTERITSNASSDLSIKGDSKAIIRGNEGVFIMGKTVEFRMGGDIELRAENSIVLNGSVMVSVSRMQNSSVGANVYFDEGLLRYKLCMCADGTLFRVQVKYQNMGCQTSDNPCGTAH; encoded by the exons GAGAGTTCTAATGGGCCTGTGAAGAGGTCCATGAGGGAGAAGGCCATGGAACGGCGGACCACCAACAAGGAGCACAACAGCAACTTCAAGGCGGGCTATGTGCCCATTGAGGAGGAGCGCCTGCACAAGACAGGCCTGAGAGGACGCAAGGGCAACATGGCTGTTTGCATCATAGTCCTGCTCTTCTTGCTGGCTCTCATCAACCTCATT ATCACTCTAGTGATATGGACAGTGATCCGCATCGGGCCCAGTGGTTGTGACAGTATAGAGTTCCATGAGAGTGGGCTGCTGCGTTTCAAGCAGAAGGCAGACATGGGCGTGGTCCACCCACTACACAAGAGCACTGTGGGGGGCAGGAAGGACCAGGACCTGGttatcaccggcaacaacaacCCG GTGGTGTTTCAGCAGGGCTCCACTAAACTCAGTGTTGAGAAAGAGAAGACGTCCATCACCAGTGACATGGGAATATCCTTCACTGACCCCCGCACTCAGAACACCTTCTTCAGCACAGACTTTGAAAACCACGAATTCCACCTGCCCAAAGGAGTCAAAGTACTCAGTGTGAAGAAAGCCTCCACAGAAAGG ATCACCAGCAACGCCTCCTCTGACTTGTCCATCAAAGGGGACAGCAAGGCCATCATCCGCGGCAATGAGGGGGTCTTCATCATGGGCAAGACGGTGGAGTTCAGGATGGGAGGGGACATCGAGCTCAGAGCT GAGAACAGTATTGTTCTGAACGGGTCGGTGATGGTGAGCGTCAGTCGCATGCAAAACTCCTCAGTGGGGGCCAACGTGTATTTCGACGAAGGTCTGTTGAGGTACAAGCTGTGTATGTGTGCAGATGGCACTCTGTTCCGTGTCCAGGTGAAGTATCAGAACATGGGCTGCCAGACCTCAGACAACCCCTGTGGAACGGCCCACTAA